Sequence from the Motilibacter aurantiacus genome:
TCGCTCGGCCCGCCGCTGGTGCAGGTGCCCGACGTGATCGACGACAAGGTCTCCGACGCCGTCGAGAAGCTCGAGGCCGCCGGCTTCGAGGTGGAGCGCCGCGGGACCGACATCCTGGGCCGCGTCCTCGGGCAGAACCCCGACCGCGGCTCCAGCGCGCCCAAGGGCTCCACCGTCACCATCATCACGGTCTGACCCATCCGTCGTGCCGCCTCGCGAGACCTCGCTCGTCGGCGCCCACGTGCCCACCACCGGAGGGCTCGCCAGGGGCGCCTTCGGCTACGCGGACAAGGTCGGCGCCGAGGCCGTGCAGGTGTTCGTCGGCAACCCGCGCGGCTGGGCGGCCAGCGCCGGTGACCCGAAGCAGGATTCGCTCTTCCGCGATCGGTGCAGCGAGCTTCAGGTACCCGCGTTCGTGCACGCGCCGTACCTCATCAACTTCGGCTCCCCCACGGTGGAGACGTCCGAGCGCAGCGCCGACGCCCTCCGGCACGTGCTGCGGCGCGGCGCCGCGATCGGGGCGCGCGGCGTGGTCGTGCACACCGGCTCCACCGTCGACTCGGCGGGCCGCGAGGTCGGGCTCGCCCGGACGCGCGAGGGCCTGCTGCCGCTGCTGGACGAGCTCGAAGCGCTGGAGGACGCGCCCGCGCTGCTGCTGGAGCCGACCGCCGGCCAGGGGCAGTCGCTCTGCTCCACGATGGACGAGCTGGGCCCGTACCTCGACGCGCTCGACGGGCACCCCCGGCTCGGCGTCTGCCTCGACACCTGCCACGCCTTCGCCGCCGGGCACGACCTGGCCCAGCCGGGCGGCGTGAAGAAGACGCTCGACCGCCTGGTCGAGGTCGCCGGCAAGGGGCGGCTGCAGCTGGTGCACGCCAACGACTGCAAGGACGTCGTCGGGTCGTCCAAGGACCGCCACGAGAACATCGGGGCCGGGCACATCGGCCCGGACGCCTTCGCCGAGCTGTTCCGCCACCCGGCCGTGCGCGGCGTGCCGCTCGTCATCGAGACACCGGGCAAGGCCGACGGGGAGAAGCACGCAGCCGACATCGCGCTGCTCAAGCAGCTGCGCGACGCCGGCTAGCTAGAACCTCTCGGGCACGTCGGGTGCCACCTCCAGGTCGTAGAACATGCCGAGGAAGACCAGGAGCACCATCCCGGCCACCGCGAGCACCGAGCCGAGCGCCAGCGGCCGCGCCCATGACGTGCGCCCCGCGTCGCTGCGCACGGCGAGCAGCCCGAGCAGCATGGCCAGCAGCCCCGGCGCCCAGAGGCCGGCGGCCGCCCACACGGACGAGCCCCAGCTCGGGCCCTCGTCGAACGTGGAGTAGAGCCGCAGCGTCGAGTAGAACTCGACCCTGCCCATGACGGCGGCGAGCGCGAGCACGGCGGCGGCGACCGCGAGCGCCTCTGCTCCGACGGTGCGGCGCCGCGCGGCCGCGGGCCCTGCGTCCTCGTCGGCCTCGGCGTCCTCGTTTGCGTCAGCCGGGTCGAGGCCGAGCAGCTCGTCCTCGCTCAACACCTCCTCCGGAGGAGCCGCCTTCGGCCTGCCGTTCGGCCGCGGCTCGTCGGGCCTGCCGTCCCCCAGGATCTCCATGCCAGGACGCTAGCCGAGTTCGCGCTCCGGGGTAGGAGCCGCGAAGAACGCCACCGGGAGCGCATCGAGGGAGGAGCCATGGCGTTGGCGCGGACGTACCCGCACGGCGTGCCCAGCTGGGTCGACATCGAGCGGCCCGACCCGCACGGGGCGGCGGAGTTCTACGCGGGGCTGTTCGGCCGGGCGTTCCAGGACGCCCTGCCGACGGGCGCGCCGGAGGCGTCCCTCATCGCCTCGCTCGACGGCAGGGATGTGGCTGCGATCGGGTCCGGTAGCGCGAGCAGCCCGTGGCGGACGTACGTCGCGGTGGACGACGCCGGCGCGGCGGCGCGGGCGGTGACCAGGGCGGGAGGGACGTGACCGAGCCGCCGTGGGACGCCGGCCCGGGCGGCCGGGCCGCGGCCGGCGAGGACCCGCACGGCGCGGCGTTCCGGCTGTGGCAGGCGCGACGGCGGCTCGGGGTGCAGGTCGCGAACGTGCCGGGTGCCTGGAACGTCAGCATCCTGCACTCGCCGGACCCTGCGGCGTCGCTCGCGTTCTACGGGCAGGCCTTCGGCTGGTCCTCGCTCCCCGGCGACCCCGCACCGGGTTGGGCGATGGTCACGCTGCCGGGCTACGGCGCGCACCTCGCCTCGACCGTCGACCCCGGGATCTTCGAGCGGCAGAAGCTCGCGC
This genomic interval carries:
- a CDS encoding deoxyribonuclease IV, which translates into the protein MPPRETSLVGAHVPTTGGLARGAFGYADKVGAEAVQVFVGNPRGWAASAGDPKQDSLFRDRCSELQVPAFVHAPYLINFGSPTVETSERSADALRHVLRRGAAIGARGVVVHTGSTVDSAGREVGLARTREGLLPLLDELEALEDAPALLLEPTAGQGQSLCSTMDELGPYLDALDGHPRLGVCLDTCHAFAAGHDLAQPGGVKKTLDRLVEVAGKGRLQLVHANDCKDVVGSSKDRHENIGAGHIGPDAFAELFRHPAVRGVPLVIETPGKADGEKHAADIALLKQLRDAG
- a CDS encoding VOC family protein → MTEPPWDAGPGGRAAAGEDPHGAAFRLWQARRRLGVQVANVPGAWNVSILHSPDPAASLAFYGQAFGWSSLPGDPAPGWAMVTLPGYGAHLASTVDPGIFERQKLAPEGFADVVAGIARARGGEAPRWHVQLTVADRDRSAAHVQQLGGTVVSTTRRRRPSRPS